A stretch of the Thiocystis violascens DSM 198 genome encodes the following:
- the cgtA gene encoding Obg family GTPase CgtA, whose product MKFVDEAFIRVEAGDGGNGCVSFRREKYIPFGGPNGGDGGDGGSVYLLADNNINTLVDFRYQRTHRAERGQNGMSKDMTGRGGEDLVVPVPVGTRVFEQDTGELIGELLEPGQRMLVAQGGFHGIGNARYKSSTNRAPRQSKPGTPGERRDLHLELILLADVGLLGFPNAGKSSLIRQVSSARPKVADYPFTTLYPNLGVVRVGQNRSFVVADIPGVIEGAAEGAGLGIHFLKHLARTRLLLHLVDIAPLGDQEDPAGQVRKIEAELAAFGGDLTEKERWLVLNKIDLLDEDDYRERQAQLLADLDWRGPVHGISALTGQGTAELVNDLMSRLEQLKVDPDASLGADLARTDPAASEWDMPATPDAGEWHPLD is encoded by the coding sequence ATGAAGTTCGTCGACGAGGCATTCATACGGGTCGAGGCCGGCGATGGCGGCAACGGCTGCGTGAGCTTTCGCCGCGAAAAATACATCCCCTTCGGCGGTCCCAATGGCGGCGACGGGGGCGATGGCGGAAGCGTCTATCTGCTCGCCGACAACAACATCAACACCCTGGTGGATTTCCGCTATCAGCGCACGCATCGTGCCGAGCGCGGGCAGAACGGCATGAGCAAGGACATGACCGGGCGCGGCGGCGAGGATCTCGTCGTCCCGGTGCCGGTCGGGACGCGGGTGTTCGAGCAGGACACCGGCGAACTGATCGGCGAACTGCTGGAGCCGGGTCAGCGCATGCTGGTCGCGCAGGGCGGTTTTCATGGCATCGGCAATGCGCGCTATAAATCCAGCACCAACCGCGCGCCGCGTCAGTCCAAGCCGGGGACGCCGGGCGAACGCCGCGATCTCCATCTTGAACTCATTTTGCTGGCGGATGTTGGCCTGCTCGGATTTCCGAACGCCGGCAAGTCGTCCCTGATCCGTCAGGTCTCCAGCGCGCGCCCCAAGGTCGCCGACTATCCCTTCACGACGCTCTATCCCAATCTGGGCGTGGTGCGGGTCGGGCAAAATCGCAGTTTCGTGGTCGCCGACATCCCCGGCGTGATCGAGGGCGCCGCCGAGGGCGCCGGTCTGGGGATTCATTTCCTGAAACATCTCGCGCGCACCCGCCTGCTGCTGCATCTGGTGGACATCGCGCCGCTGGGCGATCAGGAGGATCCCGCCGGGCAGGTACGCAAGATCGAGGCCGAGTTGGCTGCCTTCGGTGGCGATCTCACGGAGAAGGAACGCTGGCTGGTTCTGAACAAGATCGATCTGCTCGATGAGGATGACTATCGGGAGCGTCAGGCGCAACTGTTGGCGGATCTCGATTGGCGGGGACCGGTCCATGGGATCTCCGCGCTGACCGGTCAAGGCACGGCCGAGCTTGTCAACGATCTGATGAGTCGTCTCGAGCAACTGAAGGTCGATCCCGACGCCAGTCTTGGCGCGGATCTGGCGCGGACGGATCCCGCTGCCTCCGAATGGGACATGCCGGCTACGCCCGACGCGGGCGAGTGGCATCCGCTCGATTGA
- the rpmA gene encoding 50S ribosomal protein L27: MAHKKAGGSSRNGRDSESKRLGVKVFGGQTVTAGSIIIRQRGTKFHNGVNVGCGRDHTLFALRDGVVKFVVQGPKNRKFVTVESA, from the coding sequence ATGGCACATAAAAAAGCAGGCGGCAGTTCACGCAACGGTCGCGATTCCGAATCCAAACGCTTAGGCGTCAAGGTGTTTGGCGGTCAAACCGTCACGGCAGGCAGCATCATCATCCGCCAGCGTGGCACCAAGTTTCACAATGGCGTCAACGTCGGTTGCGGTCGGGATCACACCTTGTTCGCGCTGCGCGACGGTGTCGTGAAATTCGTGGTGCAGGGGCCGAAAAACCGTAAGTTCGTCACTGTCGAGAGCGCCTGA
- the rplU gene encoding 50S ribosomal protein L21, with translation MYAVIQTGGKQYRVSEGDTVKVEKLLAEAGASIDIDQVLMVADGDDVKVGKPYLDGVRVTATVESHGRAKKVKIVKFRRRKHYLKRQGHRQWFTALKIVSISAG, from the coding sequence ATGTACGCGGTCATTCAAACCGGCGGTAAACAATACCGGGTTTCCGAAGGTGATACGGTTAAAGTGGAGAAGCTCCTTGCCGAGGCTGGCGCGAGCATCGACATCGACCAGGTTCTGATGGTCGCCGATGGCGATGACGTCAAGGTCGGCAAGCCCTATCTCGACGGTGTCAGGGTAACCGCGACGGTCGAAAGTCACGGGCGAGCGAAAAAGGTCAAGATCGTTAAATTTCGCCGTCGCAAGCACTATCTGAAGCGCCAGGGCCATCGTCAATGGTTTACTGCGCTCAAGATCGTCAGCATCAGCGCCGGTTGA
- a CDS encoding polyprenyl synthetase family protein, producing MDLSTIRHPVAEDSKAVDALILRRLQSDVVLINQIGHYIVNSGGKRLRPLCVLLAARACGYEGERHIDLAAVVEFIHTSTLLHDDVVDGSELRRNRETANVVWGNDASVLVGDFLYSRAFEMMVDVGSMRVMEVLAHATNRIAEGEVLQLLNERDPDTDEARYMEVITRKTATLFEAGVRLGAVLAGSSSVIEKAAADYGLSLGIAFQLIDDALDYSVDNAELGKNVGDDLDEGKPTLPVIRAMAVGTPEQRALLRDAIENGGRDRIDVVVEAIASTDAIAYTTQLAKTYVTRARDALEALPASAATEALAMMADFAVSRTH from the coding sequence ATGGATCTCTCCACGATTCGACACCCTGTCGCCGAGGACTCGAAGGCCGTGGACGCCTTGATCCTGCGCCGACTCCAGTCTGATGTTGTCCTGATCAACCAGATCGGTCACTACATCGTCAACAGCGGCGGCAAGCGTCTGCGCCCGCTGTGCGTGCTGCTCGCCGCGCGCGCCTGCGGCTACGAGGGAGAGCGTCACATCGATCTTGCCGCCGTCGTCGAATTCATTCACACCTCCACCCTGCTGCACGACGATGTCGTCGACGGCTCCGAACTGCGCCGCAATCGCGAGACCGCCAACGTCGTCTGGGGCAATGACGCCAGCGTGCTGGTGGGCGATTTCCTCTACTCGCGCGCCTTTGAAATGATGGTCGACGTCGGCAGCATGCGCGTGATGGAAGTGCTGGCGCACGCGACCAACCGCATCGCCGAGGGCGAGGTGCTGCAACTGCTCAACGAGCGCGACCCGGACACCGACGAGGCGCGTTACATGGAAGTCATCACCCGCAAGACCGCCACCCTGTTCGAGGCGGGGGTTCGGCTCGGCGCCGTGCTGGCCGGCTCGTCGTCCGTGATCGAGAAGGCCGCCGCCGACTATGGCCTGAGCCTCGGGATCGCCTTCCAGTTGATCGACGACGCGCTCGATTACAGCGTCGACAATGCCGAACTGGGAAAAAATGTGGGCGACGACCTGGACGAAGGCAAGCCCACGCTGCCCGTGATCCGGGCCATGGCTGTCGGCACCCCGGAGCAGCGCGCGCTGCTGCGTGACGCCATCGAAAACGGCGGACGCGACCGGATCGATGTCGTGGTCGAGGCGATTGCGTCGACCGATGCGATCGCCTACACTACCCAGCTTGCAAAAACCTACGTGACGCGGGCAAGGGATGCGCTCGAAGCCCTGCCCGCTTCCGCGGCAACCGAGGCTCTCGCCATGATGGCGGATTTTGCGGTCAGTCGCACGCATTGA
- a CDS encoding sensor domain-containing diguanylate cyclase, translating into MPPPDDSSPVSEPDPDLRHRAETRLATQANPGMDAFMSETAERLVHELRAHQLELEMQNEELRHTQDALEWSRARYFDLYDLAPVGYLTLSGAGLIQETNLAAATLLGTSRSSLVGLPLTQFILPADQDIYYRCRRQRRAAGERKSCELRLRQASGQQVWGFLEIGLAPETQGDQPLWRLILIDISARKHTEQVLMDTKKRLRRVAEIAELTFWEWDTHTNEVFFPSEWWQQTGYSLDELPHRLEGWAALLHPEDRVRILDALDRFVEAHAAPCEMQYRLRCRDGFYRWFVARLEATLDAQGALERVLLVHQDVTRRKAAEDRAIHLAQHDPLTGLPSRALLDQLANHMLASARRAGGQLAVLFFDLDHFKAVNDTYGHPVGDQLLQGFAIRLLDAFRAEDLIARLGGDEFIVVLANVRDREDVASAARGAIADLTPPYPIAGLELQCLPSLGISLFPQDGDTIDALIQRADAAMYQAKQISPGRYQFATESS; encoded by the coding sequence ATGCCACCCCCCGATGATTCCTCTCCGGTGTCGGAACCGGATCCAGACCTGCGCCACCGGGCCGAGACCCGACTCGCCACCCAGGCGAACCCAGGGATGGATGCCTTCATGTCCGAGACGGCCGAACGGCTGGTCCACGAGCTGCGCGCGCATCAGCTCGAACTGGAGATGCAGAACGAGGAGCTGCGTCACACCCAGGATGCGCTGGAGTGGTCGCGCGCCCGCTATTTCGACCTCTACGACCTCGCCCCCGTGGGGTATCTGACCCTTAGCGGCGCGGGGCTGATCCAGGAGACCAACCTCGCCGCGGCCACCCTGCTGGGCACCTCGCGGAGCAGCCTGGTCGGGCTGCCGCTGACGCAATTTATCCTCCCCGCGGATCAGGACATCTATTACCGCTGTCGCCGCCAGCGCCGCGCCGCGGGCGAGCGCAAGTCCTGCGAGCTGCGCCTGCGGCAGGCGTCCGGGCAGCAGGTCTGGGGTTTTCTGGAAATCGGCCTGGCGCCGGAGACGCAGGGCGACCAGCCGCTCTGGCGGCTCATACTGATCGACATCAGCGCGCGCAAACACACCGAACAAGTGCTGATGGACACCAAGAAGCGGTTGCGGCGGGTGGCGGAGATTGCCGAATTAACCTTTTGGGAATGGGATACGCACACGAACGAGGTGTTTTTCCCGTCTGAATGGTGGCAGCAAACCGGCTATTCACTCGACGAATTGCCGCATCGACTGGAGGGTTGGGCGGCCTTGCTGCACCCGGAGGATCGGGTCCGCATTCTCGATGCTCTCGACCGCTTCGTGGAGGCGCATGCCGCGCCGTGCGAGATGCAATACCGACTGCGGTGCAGGGATGGGTTCTATCGCTGGTTCGTCGCACGCCTGGAGGCGACCCTGGACGCCCAGGGCGCGCTGGAGCGGGTGCTGCTGGTGCATCAGGATGTCACCCGGCGTAAAGCCGCCGAGGACCGTGCGATTCATCTGGCCCAACACGATCCACTGACCGGCCTGCCCAGTCGCGCCTTGCTGGATCAACTGGCCAATCACATGCTGGCGAGCGCCCGGCGGGCGGGCGGTCAGTTGGCGGTGTTGTTTTTCGATCTGGATCACTTCAAGGCGGTCAACGATACCTATGGTCATCCGGTGGGCGATCAGCTTCTGCAAGGCTTCGCGATTCGGCTGCTGGACGCCTTCCGCGCGGAGGATCTGATCGCCCGACTCGGCGGCGACGAGTTCATCGTCGTCCTGGCGAACGTCCGCGACCGCGAGGACGTGGCGAGCGCGGCGCGCGGCGCCATCGCGGATTTGACGCCACCCTATCCGATTGCGGGGCTGGAACTGCAGTGTCTGCCCAGTCTCGGCATTAGCCTGTTCCCGCAAGATGGCGACACCATCGACGCGCTGATCCAGCGCGCGGATGCCGCCATGTATCAAGCCAAGCAGATCAGTCCCGGTCGCTATCAGTTCGCGACCGAGAGTTCGTGA
- a CDS encoding Crp/Fnr family transcriptional regulator, which translates to MSIALDPKKNHLLAALPEAEWQRWRPQLEPVEMPLGEVLSESDRILDHVYFPLTAIVSLLYVMEDGASAEIAVVGNEGIVGVSLFMGGETTPSRAVVQSAGVGVRLKAQMMMDEFNRAGPVMHLLLRYTQMLITQMVQTAACNRHHSLDQQLCRWLLLSLDRLEGSDLVMTQELIANLLGVPRESVTEAALTLQEAGLIRYSQGHITVLDRPGLEQRSCECYAVVKKECDRLLPNRFAI; encoded by the coding sequence ATGTCCATTGCCCTCGACCCGAAGAAAAACCACCTGCTCGCCGCGCTGCCAGAGGCCGAGTGGCAACGCTGGCGACCGCAACTGGAGCCGGTCGAGATGCCGCTGGGCGAGGTGCTCTCCGAATCGGACCGCATCCTGGATCATGTGTATTTTCCGCTTACCGCCATCGTCTCACTGCTGTACGTCATGGAGGACGGCGCCTCGGCCGAGATCGCGGTGGTGGGCAATGAGGGCATCGTCGGCGTCTCGCTGTTCATGGGCGGCGAGACCACGCCCAGCCGCGCGGTGGTGCAAAGCGCGGGCGTGGGCGTTCGGTTGAAGGCTCAGATGATGATGGACGAGTTCAATCGCGCCGGTCCGGTGATGCACCTGCTGCTGCGGTATACCCAGATGCTGATCACCCAAATGGTGCAAACGGCCGCGTGCAACCGACACCACTCGCTGGACCAGCAACTGTGCCGCTGGCTGCTGTTGAGTCTGGATCGTCTGGAGGGCAGCGACCTGGTGATGACGCAGGAGCTGATCGCCAACCTGCTCGGGGTGCCCCGTGAAAGCGTCACCGAGGCCGCGCTCACGTTGCAGGAGGCCGGCCTGATCCGCTATTCGCAGGGCCATATCACGGTCCTCGACCGCCCGGGATTGGAGCAGCGGAGCTGCGAGTGTTACGCGGTGGTCAAGAAAGAGTGCGACCGGTTGCTGCCCAACCGCTTTGCCATTTGA
- a CDS encoding EAL domain-containing protein, with amino-acid sequence MTDAIGMSMEDAQMRHASHDPVTGLPGLPLIRDRLANALQRSRRNGLSLVVLFVDLDGFNLVKHTDGHDIGDRLLKKVAERLAEQIRPGDTLARFANEEFLILCEQIEQPATLSVLADRINEALRQPLECDGRQRIVTASVGLAIGNGNTHCVDDLLSHAETAMSAVKEGGGDGWRFFSPSQHDLDQQRLAIVNGLRTAIERNELSTRFQPIVVAESGRIVGAELLLRWNSSEGEISPAVFVPIAEMTGAIVPIGAWVFRQACLAEADWRRRWGSEAPYVSVNVSPRQLSKESLVEEFAAILRETGADPARLVLEITETALMADVELNLRLLRRLTELGLRVAVDDFGTGYSSLAQLTRLPVAVLKIDRAFVDGIDKRPENRAVIRAVIGLGRALGLKLVAEGVETDAQRRELRAYGCEFAQGYYFHRPLAEPVFVDTLERDRHGGDAPDAAAPLYFLIYVSQAMPPMSGATLDALRKQSNTYNRSTGLTGCLLYQDGLFMQMLEGQREVVSALMDEVKADPRHRDVRIVIEGPARQRVFLDWGMAVHDLTPGANEPDFTLWPGRRLSFRDLAEDARTCYIYLTAYAGCGMSKGVGA; translated from the coding sequence ATGACCGACGCGATCGGCATGAGCATGGAGGACGCACAGATGCGACACGCCAGCCACGATCCAGTCACCGGACTGCCCGGTCTGCCACTGATCCGCGATCGGCTCGCCAACGCCTTACAGCGTTCGCGGCGCAATGGATTGAGCCTGGTGGTGCTGTTCGTCGATCTCGACGGCTTCAATCTGGTCAAGCACACGGATGGCCATGACATCGGCGACCGTTTGCTCAAGAAAGTGGCCGAGCGGCTCGCCGAGCAGATCCGGCCGGGGGACACCTTGGCGCGTTTTGCCAATGAGGAATTTCTCATCCTCTGCGAGCAGATCGAACAGCCGGCCACGCTGTCCGTCCTGGCCGACCGCATCAACGAGGCGTTGCGTCAGCCATTGGAGTGCGACGGGCGGCAACGGATCGTGACGGCGAGCGTCGGGCTCGCCATCGGTAACGGCAATACCCACTGCGTCGACGATCTGTTGAGCCATGCCGAAACGGCGATGTCGGCGGTGAAAGAAGGAGGCGGCGACGGCTGGCGGTTCTTCAGTCCAAGTCAGCACGACCTGGACCAGCAGCGGCTCGCCATCGTCAATGGCCTGCGCACGGCGATCGAGCGCAACGAGCTGTCGACCCGTTTTCAGCCGATCGTCGTCGCCGAGAGCGGTCGCATCGTCGGCGCGGAACTGCTGCTGCGCTGGAACTCGTCCGAGGGCGAGATCTCGCCCGCGGTCTTCGTTCCGATCGCCGAGATGACCGGCGCCATCGTGCCCATCGGCGCCTGGGTCTTCCGCCAGGCGTGCCTGGCCGAGGCCGACTGGCGGCGACGCTGGGGCAGCGAGGCGCCCTATGTGTCGGTGAATGTCTCGCCGCGACAGTTGAGCAAGGAATCGCTGGTCGAGGAGTTTGCCGCCATCCTGCGCGAGACGGGGGCGGATCCGGCGCGTTTGGTGCTGGAAATCACCGAGACCGCGCTGATGGCGGATGTCGAACTCAATCTGCGCCTCCTGCGCCGCTTGACCGAGCTGGGTCTGCGGGTGGCGGTGGACGATTTCGGGACCGGCTATTCCTCGCTGGCGCAATTGACGCGCCTGCCGGTCGCGGTGCTGAAGATCGACCGGGCCTTCGTCGATGGCATCGACAAGCGTCCGGAGAACCGCGCGGTCATCCGCGCCGTGATCGGACTCGGTCGCGCCCTCGGGCTGAAGTTGGTGGCGGAAGGCGTCGAGACCGACGCCCAGCGGCGCGAACTCCGCGCCTACGGCTGCGAGTTCGCGCAAGGCTATTACTTTCACCGTCCGCTCGCGGAACCGGTGTTTGTCGACACCCTGGAGCGTGATCGTCATGGCGGCGACGCACCTGACGCGGCGGCGCCACTCTACTTCCTCATCTATGTCAGTCAGGCGATGCCGCCGATGTCCGGGGCGACGCTCGACGCCCTGCGGAAACAATCCAATACCTATAATCGCTCGACTGGACTGACCGGCTGTCTGCTCTATCAGGACGGTCTGTTCATGCAGATGCTCGAAGGCCAGCGGGAGGTCGTGTCCGCGCTGATGGACGAGGTCAAGGCCGACCCGCGCCACCGCGACGTGCGCATCGTCATCGAGGGTCCGGCGCGCCAGCGTGTCTTCCTGGACTGGGGCATGGCGGTGCACGATCTGACGCCAGGCGCGAACGAACCGGATTTCACGCTCTGGCCGGGCCGCCGCTTGAGTTTCCGCGATCTGGCCGAGGATGCGCGGACCTGCTACATCTATCTCACCGCCTATGCGGGCTGCGGCATGTCGAAGGGAGTCGGGGCCTGA
- a CDS encoding entericidin A/B family lipoprotein, translated as MNKLLTLMLLIAISGLFGCNTMEGAGKDLQSGGDALSETARDVKKDL; from the coding sequence ATGAATAAGCTCCTGACACTGATGCTGCTGATCGCGATCAGCGGATTGTTCGGCTGCAACACCATGGAGGGTGCCGGCAAGGATCTCCAGAGCGGCGGCGATGCCTTGAGCGAGACGGCAAGAGACGTCAAGAAGGATCTGTGA
- a CDS encoding YgaP family membrane protein has protein sequence MNFDYTKPNVGNIDRIIRAILGALLIVAVFRGSSWIGGLIGAALLATAYFRFCPAYTIFDFNSNKDVTPVSK, from the coding sequence ATGAATTTTGATTACACCAAACCCAACGTCGGCAATATTGACCGCATCATCCGCGCGATTCTCGGCGCTCTCCTGATCGTTGCCGTCTTTCGCGGAAGTAGCTGGATCGGTGGACTGATCGGCGCGGCGCTGCTCGCCACCGCTTATTTCCGGTTCTGTCCGGCCTACACGATCTTCGATTTCAACTCCAACAAGGACGTGACGCCCGTGAGCAAATAG
- a CDS encoding IS5 family transposase: MSKAGRPPKIHEAEQAVLRQIVTDRPTSTLSEIARELAARTGIEAHEATIRKSLREAGVTRLRGESGLEAQARATPRRYGYTDAHRRHDPDQSYPSCLTDAEWDLVAALFEMPGGRGQPPRVSRRSILEACCYVVRTGCAWRMLPHDFAPWQNVYKTFRRWSAAGKFEQMHDRLRGQWREREGREIAPTAAVLDAQSTRGSPQGGPSGFDAGKQVKGRKRSLVVDTLGFVLAVSVVAANLQDRDAASGAVADAAAKYPQINTLFVDSAYAGQFAQTTEQTHAIRVEVVRHPANKSVGSWHVDGAPDRVVIANADGFVPLPKRWVVERTHAWNERARRLIMHHDRLPAVSETWVWLAEARILLRRLTTTV; this comes from the coding sequence ATGTCGAAAGCTGGTCGTCCCCCCAAGATTCACGAGGCGGAGCAAGCGGTATTGCGTCAAATTGTCACGGATCGCCCGACCTCCACGCTGTCAGAGATTGCCCGGGAACTCGCGGCACGGACGGGAATCGAGGCTCATGAAGCAACGATTCGCAAGTCCTTGCGGGAGGCGGGCGTCACGCGCCTCCGGGGCGAGAGTGGTCTCGAGGCGCAAGCGCGCGCAACGCCGCGTCGGTATGGGTATACGGATGCGCATCGTCGCCACGACCCCGACCAAAGCTACCCAAGTTGTCTGACCGATGCGGAGTGGGACTTGGTCGCCGCTCTCTTTGAGATGCCGGGCGGGCGGGGTCAACCGCCCCGCGTGTCGCGCCGGAGCATCCTGGAGGCGTGTTGCTACGTGGTGCGCACGGGGTGCGCGTGGCGGATGCTGCCGCACGATTTCGCGCCTTGGCAGAATGTCTACAAGACGTTTCGCCGTTGGAGTGCGGCTGGGAAGTTTGAGCAGATGCATGATCGACTGCGGGGGCAATGGCGCGAACGCGAGGGGCGTGAGATCGCGCCGACGGCGGCGGTGCTGGATGCGCAATCGACCCGCGGCTCGCCGCAGGGTGGACCGAGCGGCTTTGATGCGGGCAAGCAGGTCAAGGGGCGCAAGCGCAGCCTGGTGGTCGATACCTTGGGGTTCGTGTTGGCGGTGAGCGTGGTCGCGGCCAATCTTCAGGACCGCGATGCCGCCTCGGGCGCCGTCGCTGACGCGGCCGCCAAGTACCCCCAGATCAACACGCTGTTTGTCGATAGCGCCTACGCCGGTCAATTTGCCCAAACCACCGAGCAGACCCACGCGATCCGCGTGGAAGTCGTGCGCCATCCAGCCAACAAAAGCGTTGGCTCCTGGCACGTGGACGGGGCGCCTGACCGAGTGGTGATCGCCAACGCCGACGGCTTCGTTCCGCTGCCGAAGCGCTGGGTTGTCGAGCGCACCCATGCGTGGAATGAGCGTGCCCGTCGATTGATCATGCATCATGACCGTCTGCCAGCGGTCTCCGAAACCTGGGTTTGGCTGGCGGAGGCGCGCATCCTGCTGCGGCGGTTGACCACAACGGTTTGA